ttttctttggttccttttttttgggacataaagataactttttttaatactttcGGCAAGCAAAAGGACAAGCAACCTGTCGGAAGATGTTGTGGGCATATTTGCTCATTAAAATTGGCGCACTCACCATGAAAAGGGTTCCCGCGCGAACCTTGCAAAGTTGCATCTACGACGGAGTATCAGTTACATCATTAAGATGTTTTCTCTGGACCCTAAAGATGGATTTTTGGAAAGGGCGGTTTTCTTGGGATTGGTGGACTGTAGTAAGACGAtagtttgtttggattttaagaCAAGAGAAACTTAAACGAAGTCTTACAGATCTCTACCTATTTTGCTTCATTCACAAATCAATCCCATCCTCAGCTGGTTCCAGGTTCTGCTAGGCACAAGAATACATAAGCATCTGCTTCAGACATCCCCTACAACTTCTACCGACTCCTCCGTTACTCCGTTCGGTTGTCAATCGACCTACATAAAGTGTTTGTAATCAGTAGCAATTTGCGCTAATTGGTCCGAATGGAGCGAAGAATGCCATGTTCGCCCATATCGGCAAACTAACGAAACATAAGAACAATCCCTCCCAACCGTTCCTCCTCCGCTCTACCCGAGATGATGTCCCCTGGCTGTTGATGGAAAATAAAGATTATTGTCTTTAATTTGGTACCCACACTCGTCGGGTCGAACGCTGACCAACTTGGAACACTGTGAAGTTCTCTATTTCTTTCCTATTCTTCAGCCGAGCCGTAACAGATCGTCACCAAAGTCTTCTTCCTACGACTATTCCGTGTGCCGTAGTGCTGTGTTGCGTGGATAGTTGACACATTCTTGCGTTCATCAAATTGAAGGcagtttaattgaatttcatcACCTCTGCCTTGCCGGTGCCGTCTCCCCGGCCAAGATCGTACATCGATCATACTGTCGATCGGTCTAAGTCTAGCTTACGTAACCAGCTGTTGCGCATCATGGTGACGCGGAACTCTGGCTACAAAGAGGCGgaaaaaatcacttttttaCTGAAAACTTACTTAACCCTTCCGAGCTTCCGATACACGCTTTCAGGCGACCTTTGGAGGCGTGATCCGAGAGCATGTGTTACACTTCAAGTGATCTGTCATCCACTCATAATTATCCTAACGGGCAAGATTTagctttcaaaaaattctttgcctcaaagcaaaaaaaaaaaaaggaacgtaACAATCATGCCCAATTAAATAGTGACACAGCTACTTCACATCACCGAGTCTCCCGAAACGATTCACCAACGGTCGGCCAGAAACAGGTGAGCGCGGAACGATGATTTCCTACAGCTGTACTCAAAAGCACGCTCCGCGTTACGTTCGTGCGAGGGAATTATGTTGCTTTCCATGCTCTCTACACATCATCATTCCCGTCATGATGTGTCCTCGGCACTCAAGTACGCTGCTCACTGCTCAGCAAGAACCTTCCATGATGCAAACAGATGTTATCGAAAGCGGCTTTGAGAGCAGCATCCCAGCACTATTGGTTAACCCATTAGCGAGCGAACTGCGGGAGTCAAGTGTCCCCTTTTTGGTGCTAGAAGTGGGAACCCACTCGTCCGTGTCATCCACCAGCTTCGGAATGTACGGCGAgcgtgcgagtgtgtgcgagcgcgcgcgcgcgctcgtcaGCTCAgcgatgaataaattttaattacccATGCGCTACTTGATTAGCAGTCGCACTATTTAACGCCGAGCACCCCGGAGTTGGTGGTGACAGTCAGGACAGCCAGCGCACGCGACGTGCTTCGCCATCGGTGAAGGACTTCATGCGCAGGAATCCCTTCCCCCGTTACCAATTTTTATTAGTATTTATGCCTCTGGAGCATTAGTGAACAGCATCGGTTCAATTGGCCGAGCTACCCGTCCGCTGATACTTGGAATCAGTCGAAAAGCAGAGAACCGCTGATAGAATCGGGAGCTTGGTTGCGTAAAGTTCAGAGCATCAGATTACATGTCCTCGTACAACAGGGCGGGGTGACAGTACTACTACAAGCTGGACAATTAAAACATAACCTCAACAGACATTCGGGCTCGGAACCTGCCAAAAATGTATGTGTCCTCtcgtggggggtttttttttggttcgcatGCTTACACAAGGAGATGATCACACGGTAAGCGGATGAGGCTGATGACGCGTCTCCGCTGTACCGTGATTTATGGGCTCGCCGTCGGTTGCGGTATGTGAAAGATTAAGGCAATGGTATTAAGACAGCACAATGTCGTTGTCTCAAGTGGATGGTTTCGTTTGGTTCCTCCGGTTCTTCGTTCGTTGCGTTGGTGCGTCTGTCATTCGAAGGTATGGGACTTAGTGTGCTTAGCGGCGTTGGGGAGTATCTCCAGTAGTTTGGtagtaaataatttatgcCTCTGCTAATGGCACTCGCAATCGTAGACACTAGCCGTACTCACACTTGCAAGGGTGATAAAGGTGAAAGAcaatttcttcctttcttatttgtttttttttttccctattCAGTTTCTTCATGTATTAaccgtttcatttttctttctttcagcTCTATTCTATCTCATTCCTCTTTCGCtaaaccttttttgtttgtttttcacattcactactaatttatgtattttaagtttttcttttttcttttcttttccgctATTGTATCAgtactttttcttctcacaTTAACACACAAGCTTTAAACCACTCCGCAACTCCGCAGGCACTCTCGCAACTCATTTCTTGCACCAttaattgaatgattttgctCTCTTCTAACACAATCggttaacacacaaaaaaagtaacgCACGCCTCACACGGGTAACAGGTggatatgattttatttttttctttattttgttattaatttacTTACCCAAAGAACTTTCCTTTATGTAACCCTGCTCCTGTTaagcttttcccattttcctctgctactcacgcacgcacacacacattgtgcagtttgttgaaataataattgaatattttttctgtatttccAACTCGTTGCAGATGCTTGTGGGCTCTCGGACGTGGCACATATCGAGTCGCTGCAGGAGAAGTCCCAGTGCGCGCTGGAGGAGTATTGCCGGTCACAGTATCCAAACCAACCGACCCGATTCGGCAAGCTACTGTTACGTCTTCCCTCCCTAAGGACTGTGTCTTCGCAGGTAGGATGAGGACTTGCGGATCATCTTGAACCTTATCTGACTCCAAActccatttttccttcaccgcACCGTAGGTTATAGAGCAACTGTTCTTCGTCCGGCTGGTTGGCAAAACGCCTATAGAAACGCTCATCCGTGACATGCTGTTATCGGGCAGTAGTTTCTCCTGGCCCTACCTTCCTTCGATGTGACACACGGCCGTGTGGCGCCAACTGACAACGACATGATCTTCACTGATGATGGGAGGTGCGTCAACTACCGCGGTAGCGGCGGCCACCCttcaacatcagcaacagcagcagcaacagcaacaacaacagcaacaacatctgGAAgaactgcagcagcaacaagccCATTCGAATCAGCAactacaacagcaacagcagcaacaacaccaccaacagcaacttGCCCACCATCTACAAGCACAACAGCACCTCCACGAACAGCAACACGATCACCAGcaacagctccaacagcatcagcagcagcaacatcagcaaacCCACCAACAAACACTCGGCTTAGCGCTTGGAGCGCAAACCAACAACCAGCCGCTGGCCCTATCACCCTCTTCCAGCTCGTACTACAGCAGCTGCTGTTCGGATATGGCCGCCGCTGCCCTATCCTCACTGATGGCCAGCACTAGCCAATTCACCCAGTTCCAGAACACGCTCAACTTTGTCAGCGGTGGTGCAATCATGGCCGGGAACACagccagcagcaccagcagtcaCGTTAGTACGGGCAGTGCTGCCAGCGTGAGTAGCTCGCGAAGTGGAACAAGTACCGGTGGACCTGACACGCACACGTCCTCCAGCAGTACAGCTAACAGTGGAGCAGGAGGTGCCGGAGGAGGAGGCGCGACCGGTAGTGATGGTACCGGGAGCTGTACCACAACAATGGATGGCAACGAGGACACGGCCAGCGGTGCTGCTGGTCATGTAAATAGCTTCGACAGTACACTGGCAGCACTGGCTGGTACTTCGACCGCGGTGGACGAACCGAACCAGCGCAAGATGCGATCTCACGCGCCCGATCTTCCGGCCATCTTGATGGGAGCGGGTCACGTCGCTAACCTGCATCTGATCGATGACATCGATCGTAGAGGCGGCGACTCGGACAGCAGTAATGGGCAGCAGCTACGCCATCACGACGACACCACGAACGTTTCcgttgttgatgatgaggTGGCTTAAGAGCGAGATGTCTTCTTTTCCGTCAGTTCTTCAGTGATCGCCGACTGTACAACGGTATTCTCCAAGAGAATGTTAGAGcctcaaaaaagaaaaatgtcccAGTTTAATGCGCTAATTAGTTATTTATCAGTGAGCAATCTCCATTTCGATCTAGTTCTAGATATTCTAACGCAAACTCGTTGTACGTTAAATTATGTTTCGTGTACTCTaaagaacaaataacaaaaaaaaaaacacccagtGCAATCTTTGTCTAGAGACAGTGACAGAAGGAACTGATCGCGATTACTAAGAAGACCCGTGTGATCGTTGAtcataatcttttttttttttttttgtttggcaaatgttttCGAAAAACAGCTACTAATCGAATTATATATGTAAAAATTGTatttctgtgtgcgtgtgtgtgtgtgtgtctgtaaacAATATGTGCTCTTGAGAAAGAAGCTGATATTTGCAATATATAGATTTAACGTAAAACAACACCGACACTGTGGCATTTCTCATGCAAAAGACAAATCGGGACACAACCACAAGGCACAAGGCAAACAGGAACCTTCTTCTCAATCTTTTGCTAGAATTTAAAAGCCTGTCCAAACTAGCACCGCGTCAGACGAGTTGTGCCACGTGCCCATAATGTAGGAAGAAGAGGAAGCTTTCTTGTGCCGATTGTGCAAAAGTCtcatcaacaaacaaactgttGGCCGTCCATTATATGGTTCTCTCCCGTTCGTGTAGTTCCCGATCGTTGTTTCCCGGAGTTCTTTGCTATCCCAAATATCTCGTTCTACAAATCTTGTACATAGGCTAGTGACGTCTAGCTTCCCATTCAGTAGTAGCAGCCTTCTCTCATCCGTCTCTTCAGTGTTCTGTTAGGTCTGACCGCCATATTTGCCAGAGCTATGGGCTATGGGTGCTGATTAGTGTTTTAGTTAGCTGCAGCCGATTGAGGAATGAGGGGGCAATATGTAATTTAAGTTCATCCCACCATCGCATCATACAAAACGGTCTGTTGTACATAAACAATATAATCATCTTATCAAGCAAGTTCTTCCGCGAGCCGATCGATCGAGATCGACAGCCGTTGGATGAGGACGATTTATTGGAGGATAGGTGTTAAGGggagaacaaataaaaaaaccccactACGCTAGCGGATAACGCGGATAGCGTCGGTAGCAGAATCAAAAATAGTTtagttaatttaaaacattgtttcgtGCGCCACCAGTTATTCTTCCCAATATGAAGCCCTCTACTGCGGCTTATCGTTAGTTAATTTTATTGCTCTCCTTGTAGGGACGCATCAGGACCTATGAGAAATATGTTTCCACTCCGTATGGAGCGTATGGTATCGTTTGTGTATTCAAAGGTACGTGTTGTATATTCAACAACAggaaaataagagaaaaaatcacattaaaaaaaaaacaaacaaaaacagcaaagcaATGTAATGATCGCTCGCGGAACCGGATGAGCAAACTAGTTAAACAAAAGGTACGAAAgttaagaaacaaaatggtCTAGAAGTTTTAAGAGCACGAAAATAGCTTCCATTGCTGGAGGTTACAATTTGGAAAGGAACATAAAGTGAGGAtacttttaaaacaaacaacagcaaaaacaacaagcgCATATGTAATATTTATATAATACATACAGACACAGAACCCTTGATTGATTGAGGAATGTGGGAAAGTGAAACCGTGGCGTATGCTAgaacaagaaataaacaaaataatatgtaaacatgaaacaatatggagaaaaacgaaaactcaAAACTACGTCTTTTCGCTGTACACTCTCTGTACACACAATATCACAACAGCCGTATGTGTCATGTAACAATGGACAATACCTTTCTTTGGCTTCGATCGTTATCGTTTGATCGTACGTTTGGGCCACCAAGGAAAGCTTCTCCTTTTATGTGTGCCCTTTCCTTTCTCTGTTTCGAATAGTTTCTTCAAGAAAAATCCACCCACCCATCGAACGGGGCGCTCTAGCTGTATCGGTTGGTAcgattttccaataaaatatCATCATTAATTATCATCCGATGTCATTAATCATGTGGACGGACAGCTTTTACACCATCCTGGCCCTTTTGGCATGACCTTTCTTCTGGtttgaaatgtaaaattttggTCAATCTTATGCCGTAATGTCCGTTACGTttaaaaggggaaaaagggctgggcttctttcatttttttttttgggcttttGTTTGCTATCGCCGGTTGGTCCTAATCAAACAAATTGATGACACCATGAGCGTTTTGATTAACGGTATGATGTTTCGGCTTGTTTGTCTCGATTTGCAACTAATTTGGCTAAAGTAAATTGATGATTAGACTCGAGACTCGAGAACTAAGATGCGATATACATTGATCGCTTATAATATAAGACCACTTTTagttccgtttttttaaaaaactgaTTGCGATACTTCCACGTTGTACAACATaatcaaattttgttaaaatcatcAACAGCATCTATCTATGTGATATTTGCTTTTGTCCTAATGCTACGTATTTTAGCAATATTTTCAGCATAGTTGAAAAAAGTGACCAATAGTTGATTTTATAATTCATCCGCATGATGtaagaataacaaaaatctTATCCACAATTACTACTAAATTACTACCACTTTTGGAATAATGATTTTAACCAATGTAAAGCGCGCCCCTGGACCATAATGAAAACTTTACAATGAACTTCGTTTACTTTGCAATAGATGGCGCTGTTCATGCAATCTTAAAATTACAACGTCCTTCATTACATCTGTCACTTGGAATGGTCCAACGGCTAGCCTTGTTGCTTGTTGTTTACCTTCAAAGCAGTTTGAACGTGTATTATTTTGGCGTGTGATAACAAACTGTGCAATAGATTTCACTCTAATTTgaatgtaatttttaaaaataactacaAAAACGAATCTAAAAAGTGTTCGATATTATCACACAAGCTAAACGATGTCTTCCAAAACATTCTCATTAATCGAGTGTTTGTTTCTACTCTTACTGACCTCAACCTTTGCCGGTTTATCTGGCAAGGGAAAGGGAACATACACAACTCTCGTCGACGCGAAAGATGTTGAGAAAGTACCAGAGCTCGATCTGACCAAAATGATTAACGAGAATGTGTGTATCCTTTTCAAAACATTAACctgcttttttcccctctgAACGAATGTACCTCTTCAAGACAAGGGACACGTCAGTGTGTTCAGCCCATGCGTTATCTATCCTATTACGCTTATCGTTTCCTTAATGAGCCTATTTTAAGATTCCAAGATATTTGTCCGAAAACGTGAGGAACACAAACTGTTGGTCAATCATCTGCGATCGATTGAAGATTATGGAAAACGCTACAAGCTGATGAAATTGGGGATTGATGAAATCATTagggtaaaatttaaaaacacctTTCCTTTACAAGAGATCGACACTTACTGTTTACCTTTCGCTTGTAGATAATCCGTGAAGAAGGTGGTAAACTGCGCGGGAACAAAGTAACAGCCGAATCCGAGTTTCCCAAACTGCAGGAGCTGATCAATGCGCTCGCACAATTCCTCGAGAACACATGTCTGTTCGGTGAAATGGTTTTACACTTTCCTGACATGTCCTACCGTATACTGAAGAACGTTTCTGATTGGCGCACCCTAATGACCGACGCCCTGAACTACACCAAAGCGTTTGTACAGATTTTGGATGAAAAGTCTATCGAAATGTTGAGTTTGCTAAATCAGGAGATCAACGAAGACCAGCGTACGCCTGAGTACGTTAACCCGTACCGGGAAACCGCTCAACCAACCGAAACGAAAAGGGacaagacgaaaaaaaagtccaaACCGAAAAAAGGACCAGCACTGTCACCCACTAAGACAGAGttataaacacaaaaaacacaggcCATTCCGGTTGTAGAAAATGTTTTCGTTCACTTAAATATACGCTTAAGAAGAATTTACAGTGTAGTTCAGTTATGCTAGCGTCTCGGTTGTTTCGTTGCCGTTGGGACTAATCACGCATTGACGGTGCGCCCAGTTGACCCATCTGTACCATCTTGCCGTACCCGCCACGACCCAAATCATGATCCTGCCGATATTCATCACGCACTTGGCCGCCCGTTTTTCCCCGCCCGTACTGTCGGCCCTCGATGAAACCGGCATCCCAATCGACACGCACGATCCGATCGTCCAACCGTGTGCCATTGATGTATCGCATCGCACTTTCCGCATCTAACCGTGAGTAGTACTCCACGAAGCAAAATCCGCATGGTGTTTTCTTGAATTTGTCCAACCCCATAATGATGCGCCGCACATCACCGCACCGAGAAAATAGCTCGTGTATCTGCTCTTCCGTGGTGTAGAACGAAAGATTACCCACGTACAGGGTGGAGGAAACGCGCAGAAGTTTTTCCTGCTCGTGGCGTGAACCctaaaaaaacagacacaaacaaacgggTTGGCATTCCGTGCTTCGCCGCTGATCAGGGACGCTCCTCTGAGAATGGGAATGAAACATACCTTAAAATGTTGGTCACGGTATTTACTCAACGCTACCGAGGGTGTGTGAATAGATTGGACTTGAGAAGACATTTTACAATGCTTTTAACTTTGGCTAAAAACCCACCGCGTACCAGCAACGCCGCAAAATGTACGTCTTTCCATCCAAACAAACCCTATTTGACAGATGCCCAGTTTTTGCTCGGCTGACAGCACGTTGTCATTTGCGCTAGGAGCGCCCTCTACATCTCAATGTTACAACTTTTGGTTGCAGAGTGtagaaattaatatttttaacttttaaattaaaaatgcaaacctTGAAGAATCACGAAGCTTCTCTGTAACTGATACtttattgaaaaacttttacgATACGTCGTCATTATTGCCAACACTCTATTATATCAAAAAGCGTTTATCAATCAACGTTTTCTTG
This genomic window from Anopheles maculipalpis chromosome 2RL, idAnoMacuDA_375_x, whole genome shotgun sequence contains:
- the LOC126558932 gene encoding coiled-coil domain-containing protein 134-like; translation: MSSKTFSLIECLFLLLLTSTFAGLSGKGKGTYTTLVDAKDVEKVPELDLTKMINENVYSKIFVRKREEHKLLVNHLRSIEDYGKRYKLMKLGIDEIIRIIREEGGKLRGNKVTAESEFPKLQELINALAQFLENTCLFGEMVLHFPDMSYRILKNVSDWRTLMTDALNYTKAFVQILDEKSIEMLSLLNQEINEDQRTPEYVNPYRETAQPTETKRDKTKKKSKPKKGPALSPTKTEL
- the LOC126559269 gene encoding nuclear cap-binding protein subunit 2; this encodes MSSQVQSIHTPSVALSKYRDQHFKGSRHEQEKLLRVSSTLYVGNLSFYTTEEQIHELFSRCGDVRRIIMGLDKFKKTPCGFCFVEYYSRLDAESAMRYINGTRLDDRIVRVDWDAGFIEGRQYGRGKTGGQVRDEYRQDHDLGRGGYGKMVQMGQLGAPSMRD